In the Nitrospirales bacterium LBB_01 genome, one interval contains:
- the nusB gene encoding transcription antitermination factor NusB, with product MTRRQAREYVLQSLFQHEFTGAAPDRAELLNFMKDNPPGKEILEFIDDLINGTIEHMEELDTVIQRACKHWELNRLAAIDRNIMRFATYEIIFRGDIPHAVTINEAVDIAKRFSTEDSFSFINGVLDKIAHQSGVDKAPDKRAVKKSSGMVNKRAVKEHSA from the coding sequence ATGACACGCAGACAAGCGCGGGAATATGTGCTTCAGTCACTTTTTCAGCATGAGTTTACCGGGGCGGCGCCAGATAGAGCCGAGTTGCTTAACTTTATGAAAGACAACCCGCCCGGCAAAGAGATTCTGGAATTCATTGACGATTTGATAAATGGCACGATAGAGCACATGGAAGAGCTTGATACAGTCATTCAAAGAGCGTGTAAACATTGGGAATTAAACCGTCTTGCCGCTATTGACAGAAATATTATGAGGTTTGCTACGTACGAAATCATATTCAGAGGCGACATCCCACACGCTGTGACAATAAACGAGGCGGTGGATATAGCAAAGCGGTTTTCCACTGAGGACTCATTTTCGTTTATTAACGGGGTACTGGATAAAATCGCTCATCAGAGTGGTGTTGATAAAGCGCCGGATAAGAGGGCTGTCAAAAAATCCTCAGGAATGGTTAATAAAAGGGCTGTCAAGGAACACAGCGCTTAA
- a CDS encoding bifunctional 3,4-dihydroxy-2-butanone-4-phosphate synthase/GTP cyclohydrolase II, with protein sequence MESIEAAIADIKAGKMIILIDDEDRENEGDLCMAADLVTPEAVNFMAKYGRGLICLSLTPERVNYLNLHMMSAENTSSFGTAFTVSIEARKGVTTGISAKDRAKTILTAIDPKSKPEDLARPGHVFPLRARPGGVLQRAGQTEGSVDLARLAGLTPAGVICEIMNDDGSMSRVPELKIFAETHNLKIVTIEDLIKYRLRNDRLIHRVAEVKLPTDYGDFNAIAYESMVDKSVHMALVKGDLHSTEPMLVRVHSECLTGDVFGSKRCDCGDQLHRSMEQINAKGRGVILYMRQEGRGIGLANKIKAYALQDGGMDTVEANIELGFKADLRDYGIGAQILVDLGLTDIVLITNNPRKIVGLEGYGLKVVDRCPIEVTPHEKNIVYLKTKKKKLGHMLDEV encoded by the coding sequence ATGGAAAGTATTGAGGCTGCAATAGCGGACATAAAAGCCGGTAAGATGATAATTCTCATAGACGATGAGGACAGGGAAAACGAAGGTGATTTGTGCATGGCAGCAGATTTGGTAACCCCAGAGGCTGTAAATTTTATGGCTAAGTACGGACGAGGGCTAATATGCTTGAGTCTAACACCGGAGCGTGTAAATTACCTAAACCTTCACATGATGTCTGCCGAGAACACATCGTCATTTGGTACGGCATTTACAGTGTCAATAGAGGCCAGAAAGGGCGTAACTACGGGCATATCGGCTAAGGACAGGGCTAAGACAATTCTAACAGCCATAGATCCAAAGTCAAAGCCCGAGGATTTGGCACGGCCTGGGCATGTGTTTCCTCTTAGGGCGCGTCCCGGAGGGGTTTTGCAGAGGGCAGGGCAAACTGAAGGCTCTGTAGATTTGGCAAGGCTTGCTGGACTTACACCAGCAGGCGTAATCTGTGAAATTATGAACGATGACGGCTCAATGTCAAGGGTGCCGGAACTTAAAATATTTGCTGAGACGCACAATCTTAAAATAGTTACCATTGAGGATTTAATAAAGTACCGGCTGCGAAACGACCGGCTGATTCACAGGGTTGCTGAGGTAAAGCTGCCTACCGATTACGGTGACTTCAACGCTATCGCTTATGAAAGCATGGTTGATAAGAGCGTTCACATGGCTTTAGTTAAGGGAGATTTGCACTCAACTGAACCCATGTTAGTGCGGGTTCATTCGGAGTGTTTGACGGGGGATGTGTTTGGCTCAAAGCGGTGCGATTGCGGAGATCAACTTCATCGCTCGATGGAGCAGATAAACGCAAAGGGGCGCGGCGTGATACTCTACATGAGACAGGAGGGGCGCGGCATAGGGCTTGCCAATAAGATAAAAGCCTATGCGCTTCAGGACGGTGGAATGGACACGGTAGAGGCGAACATTGAGCTTGGGTTTAAGGCAGACCTCAGGGACTACGGAATAGGAGCACAGATTCTTGTGGATTTGGGGCTGACCGATATAGTTCTCATAACCAACAATCCGCGTAAAATTGTAGGGCTTGAAGGATATGGTTTAAAAGTTGTCGATAGATGCCCCATAGAGGTTACACCACACGAAAAGAACATCGTCTATCTTAAGACAAAGAAAAAGAAACTCGGACATATGCTTGATGAGGTATAA
- a CDS encoding 6,7-dimethyl-8-ribityllumazine synthase, which produces MKVIEGDLNAAGLKVCMIVSRFNDFITSHLLDGAVDAFIRHGGEDENITVIKVPGSFEIPMAALKAAKSGKFDAVVTLAAIIRGATPHFEYVSAEASKGIAMASMESGVPVSYGVITSDSIEQAIERAGSKSGNKGWDAAVTAIEMANVIKRL; this is translated from the coding sequence GTGAAAGTGATAGAGGGTGATTTAAATGCCGCAGGATTAAAGGTCTGTATGATAGTAAGCAGATTTAATGATTTTATAACAAGCCATCTGCTTGATGGAGCGGTGGACGCATTTATAAGACACGGCGGTGAGGACGAAAACATCACTGTCATAAAAGTGCCAGGGTCTTTTGAAATCCCGATGGCAGCGTTAAAAGCGGCTAAAAGCGGCAAATTTGACGCCGTTGTAACTCTTGCCGCTATAATACGCGGAGCCACTCCGCACTTTGAGTACGTATCGGCAGAGGCGTCAAAGGGAATCGCTATGGCCTCAATGGAAAGCGGAGTGCCGGTCAGTTATGGGGTTATAACATCGGATTCCATAGAGCAGGCTATAGAGAGGGCTGGTTCAAAAAGCGGCAATAAGGGCTGGGATGCCGCCGTTACAGCTATTGAGATGGCTAATGTGATAAAGCGCCTATGA
- the lepB gene encoding signal peptidase I yields the protein MKKEKSIYREYIEALVTALVLALIIRTFVVQAFKIPSGSMIPTLQIGDHILVNKFIYGVQIPFTDKKIFVFNHPQRGDIVVFKFPQDPSRDFIKRVIAKGGDTVEIVNREVYVNKKKLDEPYIQHTDSIDTKDMLPRDVMSPVTVPINKIFVMGDNRDHSYDSRFWGFVDLSAVRGEALFVYWSWDKDKTSVRFRRIGRTIK from the coding sequence GTGAAAAAAGAAAAAAGTATATATAGAGAATATATTGAGGCCCTTGTAACAGCCCTTGTCCTTGCCCTTATTATAAGGACATTTGTCGTGCAGGCATTTAAAATTCCCTCAGGCTCCATGATTCCCACACTCCAGATAGGCGACCATATTCTGGTGAATAAGTTTATATACGGGGTACAGATACCGTTTACCGACAAAAAGATATTTGTATTCAACCATCCACAGAGGGGCGATATTGTCGTGTTTAAGTTTCCACAGGATCCGTCACGAGATTTCATAAAACGCGTGATTGCAAAAGGTGGTGACACTGTGGAGATTGTAAACCGTGAGGTATATGTAAACAAGAAAAAACTCGATGAGCCTTACATTCAGCACACAGATAGCATAGACACTAAGGATATGTTACCGCGAGACGTTATGTCTCCAGTAACAGTACCGATAAACAAGATATTTGTGATGGGCGACAACCGCGACCATAGCTACGACAGCCGCTTCTGGGGATTTGTTGACCTGAGTGCGGTAAGAGGAGAAGCTTTGTTTGTTTACTGGTCATGGGATAAAGATAAAACTTCTGTCAGATTTCGCAGAATAGGGAGGACAATTAAATGA
- a CDS encoding tetratricopeptide repeat protein, whose product MIKKTEIKSFSIKIGVISVLTVSILTLYCYWGVWNFDFVVYDDPLFVTSNIFVKSGLNAESLKWAFTSFDDANWIPLTRLSFFVHIHFLGVSPGGFHLENLVLHVISSSLLFLFLFRSTGLWVESAAVSLLFALHPMNVESVSWIAERKGVLSGFFWMLTLVFYFFYNKNRFVLWYLAVTASFMLALMSKPSAVTLPVVLLLMDFWPLRRLTIHGIRLKSSVLKNALYEKIPLFTISIAMSAMAVISQKSGGAMVSLTELPLVIRVENAVLNYFQYFYKMFVPLGLAVIYPNPHPLPILTIALTLLFFMTITIASVLLLKRYPLVIVGWIWFVVTLLPVIGLVSVGSQNMSDRYSYIPYTGLFIALIFGGSLAIRHRSAKAFAAVIVSLFLVFLIQQTKKQVSYWQDSVTLFTHTNALIKNNEKVCLNLGLAYLNKGDYLQAVANIKHASELNPLYTDVYLKLGFAYASAGLYQEAAEAYKKALSITPGSYSAFINLGYAYLKSFQFENGHAAFKEALRLNSDSYEAYNGLGLILLNTGKPKEAAVYFQKALSLNPLVKEVQENLKLSVLMSEKGQ is encoded by the coding sequence ATGATTAAAAAAACAGAAATCAAAAGTTTCTCCATCAAAATAGGCGTCATTTCAGTTTTAACTGTTTCCATTCTGACACTTTATTGTTATTGGGGAGTGTGGAATTTTGACTTTGTAGTTTATGATGATCCCCTTTTTGTAACAAGCAACATTTTTGTCAAAAGTGGTCTTAACGCAGAAAGTCTCAAATGGGCTTTCACATCTTTTGATGATGCAAACTGGATACCTCTGACAAGGCTTTCCTTTTTTGTGCATATTCATTTTCTGGGTGTGAGTCCAGGCGGCTTTCACCTTGAAAATTTAGTTCTCCATGTCATATCATCCTCACTGCTGTTTTTGTTTCTTTTTCGCAGTACCGGATTATGGGTTGAGAGTGCTGCCGTTTCATTACTTTTTGCGCTGCATCCTATGAATGTTGAAAGCGTTTCGTGGATAGCCGAACGAAAGGGTGTTTTATCAGGGTTTTTTTGGATGCTTACTTTGGTTTTCTACTTTTTCTACAATAAAAACCGTTTTGTTTTATGGTATTTAGCTGTGACTGCCTCATTTATGCTTGCGCTTATGTCAAAACCGTCGGCTGTCACATTACCAGTTGTTTTACTGCTTATGGATTTTTGGCCGCTGAGGAGACTTACCATACATGGCATCAGATTAAAGAGCAGTGTCTTAAAGAATGCTCTGTATGAAAAGATACCACTTTTTACCATAAGCATAGCAATGTCTGCTATGGCTGTTATTTCTCAAAAAAGCGGCGGAGCTATGGTCAGCCTTACTGAGCTTCCGCTTGTGATAAGAGTTGAAAATGCTGTTCTTAACTATTTTCAGTATTTCTATAAAATGTTTGTCCCACTTGGTCTTGCAGTTATTTATCCAAATCCCCACCCCCTGCCGATTTTAACTATTGCTCTTACTTTGTTATTTTTTATGACCATTACAATAGCTTCTGTGTTGCTTTTAAAGAGATATCCTCTTGTTATTGTTGGATGGATATGGTTTGTCGTAACACTCTTGCCGGTTATCGGGTTGGTTTCAGTGGGCAGTCAAAACATGTCGGACAGGTATTCATACATCCCATACACGGGACTCTTTATTGCATTGATATTTGGCGGCTCCCTTGCAATTAGACACAGAAGTGCAAAAGCATTTGCAGCCGTTATAGTGTCGTTGTTTTTAGTATTTTTAATACAGCAGACCAAAAAACAGGTATCATATTGGCAAGACAGTGTAACACTTTTTACGCACACTAACGCGCTTATTAAAAATAATGAGAAAGTCTGTTTGAATCTCGGTTTGGCATATTTAAACAAAGGCGACTACTTACAGGCTGTTGCTAACATAAAACATGCCTCAGAGCTAAACCCCCTCTATACTGATGTGTATTTAAAACTTGGGTTTGCTTATGCTTCTGCAGGGCTTTATCAGGAGGCTGCCGAGGCATACAAGAAAGCCCTAAGTATAACCCCTGGCTCTTACAGCGCTTTTATAAACCTCGGGTATGCTTACCTTAAAAGTTTTCAATTTGAAAACGGACATGCTGCATTTAAAGAGGCTTTAAGATTAAACTCAGACAGTTATGAGGCATATAACGGACTGGGGCTTATTTTACTAAACACCGGTAAACCAAAAGAAGCGGCAGTTTATTTTCAAAAAGCTCTCTCTTTAAACCCGCTTGTGAAAGAAGTACAGGAAAACCTGAAGCTCTCGGTTTTGATGTCAGAGAAAGGGCAATAG
- a CDS encoding ROK family protein, producing MQDKYSIGVDLGGTNLRVAMVSKKGEIVQRIKISSTGNVLKNLTDSIKAINTEQEVSGIGLAVAGVIDHGLITSSPNLPSLEGVKLVEEIERETGLRAVLGNDASMAALGESISGAGQNLESFVLLTLGTGIGGGVIYKHSLLDIASEVGHITVESHGRRCFCGAVGCLEAYASSRAMMAFLSEGISEGKETAMKDNFEQIKPKDIYTYAKAGDAFAIEILKKAGYYLGIGIGTFINLFSPDAVILSGGLTGAWDIYVAAAIETASSRSFPELYSRSKIIASALGGDAGLIGAAALPHMCYTTYCRDD from the coding sequence GTGCAAGACAAGTATTCGATAGGGGTTGACCTTGGCGGTACAAATCTGAGAGTGGCCATGGTCTCAAAAAAAGGGGAGATAGTTCAAAGAATAAAAATCTCCTCTACCGGTAACGTTTTGAAAAATTTGACAGATTCAATCAAAGCAATCAACACTGAGCAGGAGGTCTCTGGTATCGGACTTGCCGTGGCAGGCGTGATAGACCACGGGCTTATAACGTCCTCCCCAAATCTTCCCTCACTTGAAGGGGTCAAATTAGTGGAGGAGATAGAGCGTGAGACAGGGCTAAGGGCAGTGTTGGGTAACGATGCCAGTATGGCTGCCCTTGGCGAAAGTATATCAGGCGCTGGTCAGAACCTTGAGTCATTTGTTCTTTTAACCCTTGGAACAGGTATAGGCGGCGGAGTTATCTATAAACATTCTTTGCTTGATATAGCCTCAGAGGTCGGGCACATCACAGTAGAGTCTCATGGACGCCGATGTTTTTGCGGTGCTGTCGGTTGTCTTGAAGCGTATGCCTCATCTCGTGCCATGATGGCTTTTCTATCGGAGGGAATTTCAGAGGGCAAAGAGACCGCCATGAAAGACAATTTTGAGCAAATCAAACCCAAAGACATATACACGTACGCTAAGGCCGGTGACGCCTTTGCTATAGAGATACTAAAAAAGGCTGGTTATTATCTTGGCATAGGCATTGGGACTTTTATAAATCTGTTCAGCCCTGATGCAGTTATACTTTCCGGCGGGCTTACTGGAGCGTGGGATATATACGTGGCTGCTGCAATTGAAACTGCCTCATCAAGGTCCTTTCCAGAGCTTTACAGTAGGAGTAAAATAATTGCGTCTGCTTTAGGCGGGGACGCTGGTCTCATTGGCGCAGCAGCTCTTCCCCATATGTGTTACACTACATATTGCAGGGATGATTAG
- a CDS encoding adenylosuccinate lyase, producing the protein MIQRYTKQEMGNLWELEAKYEKWLQVEIAVCEAWAEVGEIPVDALKIIKEKAGFDSKRIDEIELQVKHDVIAFLTSVAEFVGPGSRYIHKGLTSSDILDTANALLMIDAANIIINDIKALSSVLKEQALRHKETVCMGRSHGIHAEPMVFGLKFALWYEEMKRNLQRMEQAKETISVGKLSGAVGTFSSIPPHIEEMVLSKLGLTPEPVATQIVQRDRYAEYMSTLAIVAATVEKIAVEIRHLQRTEVGEAEEPFSKGQKGSSAMPHKRNPIGSENLSGLARIVRANAIAALENVALWHERDISHSSVERVIIPDSTILVNYMLNRLKGIISGLNVYPEVMKKNLEKSYGLFNSQKVLLALTECGLTREKSYDLVQRNAMRSWSERIDFKELLSHDSEITAVISMDKLDKLFELNEYFQHIDHIYKRVFG; encoded by the coding sequence GTGATACAACGATATACAAAGCAGGAGATGGGCAACCTGTGGGAGCTTGAGGCAAAGTACGAAAAGTGGCTGCAGGTGGAGATTGCCGTGTGTGAGGCGTGGGCAGAGGTAGGAGAGATACCGGTGGATGCTCTCAAAATCATAAAAGAAAAAGCCGGGTTTGACTCAAAACGGATAGATGAGATAGAGCTTCAGGTAAAGCACGATGTGATAGCGTTTTTGACGTCAGTTGCCGAGTTTGTGGGGCCAGGGTCACGCTACATTCATAAGGGTCTGACATCGTCTGACATTCTGGATACTGCTAATGCGCTTTTAATGATTGATGCAGCCAATATAATCATAAATGATATAAAGGCGCTGTCAAGTGTTCTAAAGGAGCAGGCATTGCGCCATAAGGAAACAGTTTGCATGGGCAGAAGTCACGGGATTCATGCCGAGCCGATGGTGTTTGGACTCAAATTTGCCCTTTGGTATGAGGAGATGAAAAGGAACCTGCAAAGGATGGAACAAGCTAAGGAAACTATCTCTGTTGGGAAACTATCAGGAGCAGTCGGGACATTTTCCTCAATTCCTCCGCATATAGAGGAAATGGTTTTAAGTAAACTTGGCCTTACGCCGGAACCAGTTGCCACACAGATAGTTCAAAGAGACAGGTACGCAGAGTATATGTCAACTCTTGCAATAGTGGCAGCCACGGTAGAAAAAATAGCTGTAGAGATCCGGCATCTTCAAAGAACAGAGGTTGGAGAGGCTGAGGAACCATTCAGTAAGGGACAAAAGGGCTCCTCTGCAATGCCTCACAAAAGAAATCCGATAGGGAGCGAAAACCTCTCTGGGCTTGCGCGCATTGTAAGAGCAAATGCGATAGCGGCTTTGGAGAATGTAGCACTTTGGCACGAAAGAGACATAAGCCACTCATCGGTTGAGCGCGTGATAATACCAGATAGCACAATTTTAGTTAACTACATGTTAAACAGATTAAAGGGTATAATATCAGGGCTTAACGTATATCCAGAGGTTATGAAGAAAAACTTAGAAAAGAGCTATGGACTGTTTAATTCCCAAAAGGTGCTTTTGGCTCTTACCGAATGTGGCCTAACACGTGAGAAATCCTACGACCTTGTACAGAGAAACGCTATGAGAAGCTGGTCAGAGAGGATTGATTTTAAAGAGCTGCTTAGTCATGACTCCGAGATAACCGCAGTGATTTCTATGGATAAACTCGATAAACTGTTTGAATTAAATGAATATTTTCAGCACATAGACCATATATATAAAAGGGTTTTTGGTTAG
- a CDS encoding metallophosphoesterase family protein produces the protein MPYAVISDIHSNLTALEAVLKDIESRAIESVYFTGDAVGYGPSPNQCVELLKKSCKILIAGNHDWAAINYTSADYFNDMALHAITWTTDTLTSENITEIENFKLLKSSAERNALFVHATPKDPENWDYLMSKNDALINFEHFEQQLCFIGHSHMPIMVSVDTVTGKVITDKERMELKMDSRYIINVGSVGQPRDNDPRAAYAIVNDDTVEIVRVEYDIRKTQAEMESVGLPFKLIDRLEYGY, from the coding sequence ATGCCATACGCAGTCATATCGGATATACACTCTAATCTGACGGCTCTTGAAGCTGTCCTTAAAGACATTGAGAGCAGAGCGATAGAGAGTGTGTATTTCACAGGAGATGCGGTTGGCTATGGCCCATCGCCAAATCAGTGTGTGGAGCTGCTTAAAAAATCCTGTAAAATTCTGATAGCCGGTAACCACGACTGGGCGGCTATTAATTATACGAGTGCTGATTATTTTAACGATATGGCACTCCATGCTATCACGTGGACCACTGACACTTTAACCTCTGAAAATATTACGGAAATTGAGAATTTTAAATTATTGAAATCATCTGCGGAGCGGAACGCCCTCTTTGTTCATGCCACACCGAAAGACCCTGAGAACTGGGACTACCTGATGTCCAAAAATGACGCTCTCATTAATTTTGAGCATTTTGAGCAGCAACTCTGCTTTATAGGTCATAGTCATATGCCGATAATGGTGAGTGTTGATACCGTAACCGGAAAGGTAATCACAGACAAAGAGCGGATGGAGCTAAAAATGGACAGCCGCTACATTATCAACGTGGGCAGCGTTGGGCAGCCCCGTGACAATGACCCTAGAGCCGCATACGCCATAGTGAATGACGACACCGTAGAGATAGTGCGTGTAGAATACGATATAAGAAAAACACAGGCCGAGATGGAATCGGTGGGACTTCCGTTTAAACTTATTGATAGGCTTGAATATGGATATTAG
- the lepA gene encoding elongation factor 4 has protein sequence MAQKNIRNFSIIAHIDHGKSTLADRFLELTGALAKKDITKQVLDTMDLEKERGITIKAHAVRLAYESIDGVTYVLNLIDTPGHVDFSYEVSRSLASCEGAVLVVDATQGVEAQTLANTYLALEHNLEIIPVINKIDLPQAEPERIIQQIEDIIGLDCSEAIKASAKSGIGVDKILEAIVHKIPPPQGDATAPLRALIFDSWFDNYKGVVVMVRVFDGSIRPGMVITMMSTGKTFEITDVGVFTPRLQLMPELKCGEVGFISAAIRNVEDTKIGDTITNALNPAKNPLDGYKEVKPMVFCGIYPTETNDYEALRDALFKLRLNDASFSFDPETSTALGFGFRCGFLGLLHMDIIKERLEREFNLSLINTAPTVVYRITIKDSVVFVDNPTLLPANYDKLEEPYILATIFVPERFVGNVLDLCRDKRGVQKEFVFYGKDRVKVVYELPMNEILWDFYDKLKSISKGYASMDYEFIGFKESELVKLDILINGTALDALSTIIHKEKSYYKGRQIVENLRAVIPRQMYEVAIQAAIGGKIIARESVKALRKDVTAKCYGGDITRKRKLLEKQKEGKKRMKQFGKVEVPQEAFLAVMRVGK, from the coding sequence ATGGCACAGAAAAATATAAGAAACTTCTCCATAATAGCCCACATTGACCACGGTAAGTCAACACTTGCAGACAGGTTTTTGGAGCTGACAGGTGCCCTGGCTAAAAAGGACATTACAAAGCAGGTGCTGGACACTATGGATCTTGAAAAAGAACGGGGTATTACCATCAAAGCTCATGCAGTAAGGCTTGCTTATGAAAGCATAGATGGTGTTACGTATGTGCTTAACCTTATAGATACCCCCGGGCATGTGGATTTTTCATACGAGGTGTCAAGAAGTCTTGCCTCATGCGAGGGCGCAGTGCTTGTGGTGGACGCTACCCAAGGGGTTGAGGCACAAACCCTTGCCAACACCTACCTTGCACTTGAGCATAATCTTGAAATAATTCCTGTCATCAATAAGATAGACCTTCCTCAGGCAGAACCAGAGCGTATAATCCAGCAGATAGAAGACATTATCGGCCTTGACTGCTCTGAGGCTATAAAGGCATCGGCTAAAAGCGGCATAGGGGTTGATAAAATTCTTGAAGCTATTGTCCATAAAATCCCTCCCCCTCAGGGCGATGCCACAGCCCCTCTTCGGGCATTGATTTTTGACTCATGGTTTGACAACTACAAGGGCGTGGTAGTTATGGTCAGAGTGTTTGACGGCTCAATTAGACCAGGCATGGTAATCACTATGATGTCAACAGGCAAAACATTTGAAATAACCGATGTTGGGGTGTTTACGCCAAGACTTCAGTTGATGCCGGAGCTAAAGTGCGGCGAGGTTGGCTTTATCTCGGCTGCTATCAGAAACGTAGAAGACACTAAAATCGGCGACACTATAACCAATGCTCTTAACCCTGCAAAAAACCCTCTTGACGGCTACAAAGAAGTAAAACCTATGGTTTTTTGCGGCATTTACCCCACTGAAACCAACGACTATGAGGCTCTGCGCGATGCTCTGTTTAAGCTAAGGTTAAATGACGCATCGTTTTCCTTCGACCCTGAGACTTCTACGGCGCTTGGGTTTGGCTTTAGGTGCGGTTTCCTTGGACTTCTGCATATGGACATCATAAAGGAGCGCCTGGAAAGGGAATTTAACCTTTCTCTGATAAACACAGCCCCTACCGTTGTCTATAGAATTACCATAAAGGACTCGGTCGTGTTTGTGGATAATCCAACCCTGCTTCCTGCCAACTATGATAAACTGGAGGAGCCTTACATCCTTGCCACTATATTTGTCCCTGAGCGGTTTGTCGGTAACGTGCTGGATTTGTGCCGCGATAAACGAGGGGTGCAAAAAGAGTTTGTATTTTATGGCAAAGACCGCGTAAAGGTTGTCTATGAGCTTCCAATGAATGAAATCCTCTGGGACTTTTATGATAAACTAAAATCAATCTCCAAGGGGTACGCCTCGATGGATTACGAATTTATTGGTTTTAAGGAATCTGAGCTGGTAAAACTTGATATTTTAATAAACGGGACAGCGCTTGATGCGCTCTCAACGATAATCCACAAAGAAAAGTCGTACTACAAGGGGAGACAAATCGTGGAAAATTTGAGGGCGGTGATTCCCAGACAGATGTACGAGGTAGCAATACAGGCGGCGATAGGCGGAAAAATAATCGCCCGCGAGTCGGTTAAGGCTTTGAGAAAGGACGTCACTGCCAAGTGCTACGGCGGTGATATTACAAGAAAGAGAAAACTTCTTGAAAAACAAAAGGAGGGCAAAAAGAGGATGAAACAGTTCGGCAAGGTGGAAGTACCTCAGGAGGCGTTCCTTGCCGTTATGAGGGTAGGCAAGTGA
- a CDS encoding riboflavin synthase, with protein sequence MFTGLTASMGYVVSLKRKGTIVELSISDSTVLPGAKTGDSISISGVCLTVVANNSGTASFHVSEESLKTTTLGTLTTGGRVNLEPAMAAADRFGGHFVTGHVDTVGTISAKKQTGHGGLDSVKIDIAIPAGFIKYVVKRGSVTVDGISLTVVDVEETGFSVVVIPHTLSVTTLGTKKPGDSVNIETDILGKYVERFITGYLENRVQGGAKDMALLTKLKEKGYM encoded by the coding sequence GTGTTTACCGGTTTAACTGCGTCAATGGGATATGTTGTATCCTTGAAAAGGAAAGGCACTATAGTTGAACTTTCAATCTCAGACAGTACAGTGCTGCCCGGAGCAAAAACAGGAGACAGTATTTCAATAAGCGGAGTGTGTCTGACTGTGGTTGCAAATAACTCTGGGACTGCCTCTTTTCATGTTTCAGAGGAGTCCCTTAAGACTACAACACTCGGCACACTGACCACAGGCGGCAGGGTTAACCTTGAGCCTGCTATGGCTGCAGCCGATAGATTCGGTGGACATTTTGTCACAGGACATGTTGATACCGTAGGCACTATATCGGCTAAAAAACAAACAGGACACGGCGGACTTGATTCTGTTAAAATAGACATTGCGATACCGGCTGGTTTCATTAAATATGTGGTCAAACGCGGCTCGGTAACTGTTGACGGCATTAGTCTTACTGTGGTTGATGTAGAGGAAACCGGTTTTTCGGTAGTAGTGATACCGCACACACTGAGTGTAACAACGCTGGGAACAAAAAAGCCCGGCGACAGTGTAAATATAGAGACCGATATTTTAGGAAAATACGTGGAGAGATTTATTACAGGATATTTAGAAAATAGAGTGCAAGGGGGAGCAAAAGATATGGCACTCCTAACTAAACTAAAAGAGAAAGGTTATATGTAA